The following DNA comes from Brachyhypopomus gauderio isolate BG-103 unplaced genomic scaffold, BGAUD_0.2 sc57, whole genome shotgun sequence.
GCAACTACATGGGAAGGTGATGTAGTGGTAGCTTCAATCGGACACCCAGTCAAATGACCTGAAATTAACGTAATCAAAGTAATGCTGGTTTGGTGTAAAAGCTTTTAAGGTCCCCTCAAAAACTCTCACCTTATTTTGTTTTCCCCCTACTGACGAATAAAGAAGCTGTTCGTCTGAAACGGAAGAGGGAGCGTCGTTCTGAACTGGTCGAAACACTCTACCAGTCGACAGTTTTAAGCGGGGACAGGGGGACAGGACGATGGTCATCTGCAGCAGCCCAGGGGCACGGCGGGGGTCTCCAGACTGCTGTCCGTCTCTGAGGCCAGCGCGGGGTCAGTGGACATGGATGACACGTCATTTGAGGATGTGCGGGACGCAGAGGGGTGCCGGGAGCTGCCCATCACTGCTGCACCTGTGCTATGGCAAACAAAAGAGACGAGAATCTCAGCCCAGGAAACTGTACCAAGAAATAGCCATCACTGACCATTCCGATTCCAAAACCTaaatctttacacacacacacacacacacacccccacaggtTTACGTGGCATTATATATAATAAGACAGCACATTACTACAcagttatagattttaaaatTTAAACCCCAGTAAACTATACAAAAGGTAAATAAAAACACTTCTTAAAACTAACCTAGTGAGGCAGGCTGTCCTCGGATCACCCCATTTTTTGAGCGTTCCTCCCAGTCCAGAACCTCCTTATATATTAACTCTGATTAGGGAGCAAAATGATGGAGTTAGAAGAGCCTCAGAAAATCCACTGGACCTTCTAGACTATACAAGCACTAAATCGATAACCATCTCTCTGGGTCCTCAGATTGTTATCATGAGCAAGTAGCAGTTATTCCCTTAAGACCTGTTCTCATTTCAGTAGCGAGACCAAGTGCTGTGATTTTGCAATTCCTCAAATATAACAGCTGCTTCCTTACTGTGCATGCTGTGAGGaccaaaaaaaccccaaaacccGTCAATGCCGATACTTCATGGTTTCATCTACTCATTGCCACAGGAAACACGTCTGTAGGAGGAACCCATGCTGTCCTGCCCCACCCATAATGGAGATGTTAATGAGGTACACCACCTTTCCACTCCTCCACAGTGTGCTCCCTCTCATCCAGCTGCTTGTCTGTGATCAGCGGTGGGGGCTACAACAGAAGGCCAGTCATCATTCGCACACATTCTCCAGTGAATCTActtcaccacacaaacacacccgtTTGATCAATTCAGCAGTTGACTGGTGTGGGAATAACGACTGCGTTAATCAAGGGACTTATCTGCAAAATGCCAAATCAATGCTTTGTTCTCTCTAAGGAACAGAATTATTTCTTTCTGATGTAACATTTAAAATCTAAAGCAATTTTCAATTACAGcaattttattattaattacaaaaaaacaaaatataacTTCATGCTCAGAAACATGACAACTCTTCAAAAAGCCCATTTCTAGCGCCCTCTGCTGTAGGCCTGCCTGGTCCAGAGGCCCAGTGTGTGAGCTCTGATGTCAGGAGAGGCGGCACTCACCGTTGCCTACATTGGCCCAGCAACCTGACAAGTGGTATAGCAGAGCAAGCACGCCAAGCTCAGAGCCTCCAAAACCAATGGGCATCCTACTCCACACTGAACACAATAACGCTGGCCCTGCCACTGCATGTGCTAcaaccacccactcccccctccctcAACCCATCAGCTCCCCCATAGGCTTACCGCTTCCACTTCGGATGGATCGTACCACACGTTGATGTAGGGGTGCTGAAGGGCCTCATCTACAGAGATCCGTTTGGAGGCGTCTATTACCAGCATTTTAGAGAGGAGGTCTCTGGCCTGGCTCGCTGCAGGCAAAATGGAGGGCAGTTGAGGAAGGCAATGAAAGGGCAGTCTGTGTCTTCTTTGTCCCTTCAGACACTCAGGCTGCTGAGAAATTACCTCCAAGTCCTTGAGATCCATCATTGGAGGAAGGCTAAACAAAGCACTATTTTCAGTACCCATTTGTTCCAGAGACATTTGCTTCTTTGTAAACATACCATAGCCAATTACACCATTATACAAAATTAACCTGTACTATTGTAAAGAGAAAGCAAAGTAGATCATGGCTTCCTGTAGTTTTCTTTCCCTAtaagcagcattaaaatgtaAGAACAAGTTTTGAAACAAGGGAACTCTCCTAGATAAATGCACAGATGTGCACACCCTCACCCTTCAGCTTGTTGTGGTCAGAGTCAGCGGGGAAGAGCACGTCTGGGAAGAGCTTCTCGAAGCTGTAGCCTGCGTAGCGCGGCCTGTTCTCCACGTACGTCCTCACGGACTGATTGAGCTTCATCATGAACTCCTGAGACGGTGTGCCCAGCTGCTCGATCACCTTATTCCACTGATCAATGTCTAGAGTTCAATCAGCTCAGGAAAAGAATAAGGAAAAAGACAACCCAAAGAAACCGGCAGCAAGGACAGACGCAGTCAGAACAAAACCACATTAACATACTCAGCATTTGGCAACGTCAGCAGGGTAAGCAAACTGAGGCCAATGCTGAATCATGCTGGATCATTCTGTATGCGTCACTGTTACCCCAAAGTAAGCTCCTATCAAGGTGAACACTTGAGACCTCGCAGGGTAGGATGAGCTCGAGGGGAAAGGAGGACATTAGTCTGAGGAATTCTCATGGGAACTGTTTTCAGAATGTATATATTTCTGCAGAAAATGATGATGGAATCTTTTCAGCTATACTAATCTGAAAGAGTGTTCACTATGAGACTAATTCATGATTATAAATTAAGGGGCTAATGTGAACTTGCAGGGAATCAGCATGTTGTCATGACACAGATTAAGAGCTAGATTACAACGGTATGACACTCACACAAAAAACATCCATTCCACTCACTGACAGTGACATGTTGAAGGGGGGGACAACACACAGGGAAGAACGATGAAGTACAGGTAAGGATACGATCTGTGCCTGGAAACAGCACGCTGCCTCTGACCATTTCGGCCATGATGCAGCCAATAGACCAGACATCAACTGAAAAAATGAGATGACAACCCAAATTATAAATGCAGATCTCAAACAAAACCACATGCTTAAATGCAAACAAACCAAAATAGAGTGATGTGGATGGAACATAAAAAGACATGCAGATGAAGAGGGAGGACCATTCCTTAGGCCAACCAGGTCCCAATACCGACACGCAAGGCCTGCAGAAATTGCAGTAAAATGGTAGAAAATGCAGGAATGTTTTTGGTGAAGACATGGCACATGCTGATGTTCAATCACAAAACACAGACTGCTTAAATATGATCAAAGGAACAGGAAATATACTATTACTGCAAAATGTGCACAAGATCGGTGATCCTTTACAAGCCTCTTGAGTTGGATGGAGACATTTTTCATTCTGTACATGTTTGCAATACAGTGTTAACAGCCTACATTTATCTTTAAAAATATCTTTTTATCTAATATAATGGGATGGAGGCAAGTATGAGATGTGTTTATGAAGTGTTTATAAAGCTGTTTATGAGACCCGAAAGATATAAGCTGGGAACCCAACGCCAGACAGCCATTACAAGGATACAATCTCTCCCTGGAAAAAGGATTTTGTGGCGAACCATTTCTGCCATTATGCAGCCCACAGCCCATATATCCACTAAACGTGTGTAGCAtaggaggaagaagagaagaTACTGAATGAGCAAAACATCAAGTGCACCGCCATGGGTTATGATTCTTACTCCGTGATTCCAACTCTGTGTAACTGTAGTGTCTAATTTTGTCCCAAACACTCTGCCAAACCCGATCCACCTTCAGGCCAAATTCATGTTAGAAGATGGGGTCTGAAAATCATGGCTCCTTGCATGTGCTCACGGGcatttctggctggagaatGTTAAGTGCTAGCAGCAGGCGTATCCAAGTGAGAGGAAGCCATGCATAAACCAAATGAGACAGCCCAGCTCAGATCAAGGCACCTGCAGAGAGGCCTTGGCTGCCAAAATGCACTAACCAGGCATGCCACCATTCTGTCCCGCACTGTTAGGAAGGAGAGTGGGGTGCTTGTGGAGGTGTGGCACTGGAGGCGGGAGCAGGAAAGGGGGTGGGAAAGTGGGCATGTCTGGGCATGCCGCAAGGTATGAAGAGGCTATGGCATTAAGCCAGCCTGGCACTCACCATTCGCTTGGTAGCCCATGCCCAAGATGACCTCGGGGGCCCGGTAGTAGCGTGTCACCACGTAGGGAGTCATGAGGAGGCCAGTGGCAGCCGTCCGGGCCAGGCCAAAGTCCAGGATCTTCAATGTGCAGTCAGACTTCACCACGATGTTGCTGGGTTTCAGGTCCTGGTGGGTTAGATGGAATTTAAAAGGTTGCAGGACAGACATGAGCGAGATACATCAGTCCATTTGAACCAAACTCATTCACATACAAAACTCACAAGGGTTGgagatatttatatatatatatatatatatatatatatatatatacacacacacacacacacacacacacacacacacacacacacaccctcaactgTAATAAACACTCAGGGCTCACCCTGTGTATGATGCCAGCAGCGTGTAGATGTTTGATACCACAGAGCATCTGGTAGAGCAGATAAGACAGTCTCTCATGGTCCAGCTCCATCTGGATCACCTGGCAGAGGTTGGCATCCATCAGCTCCATCACCAGATACCTGCACATGCCGTTGCAGCACAAGACGGAATCAATGGCAAAATCATTATACAGAAACGGAAGGAAAAAATATGCAGAGaacaaatgaagaaaaaaaaaaacaggtacCATCTATTTAATAGTCTCCTTTAAAATGGCAATCAGGCACTGATTTCAACTGCAGATTGTGCATCAACACTGCATCACAAGTTAACTGATTTGttaatgaatgaacaaatcAGTTAATTATATTGTCCATCTAGAGACAAGCAGATTCACCCAAAGCCAATTCTGTTTCTAGACCTTTACACTGTGCTCAGGGAGGAGAACAATTCTAACACTGGGAAATAACCTCAAAGCCACAGCCAAAAACAGCACAAAACTCACACATCTTGAAACTCTTCAAGTGTCTTCTGTGGTGTGAAGACGTTTAATAGGCCAATGATCTGTGAAAGACAATGAAATGGCTTTAGCAACGTGCCCTACGTGACGTCACACCGCTGCATGCAATTCTTTTTTTATATACAATAATCTCTGACTTGGCTAATGGACCAGTGATGTTCGTTCAAGCCCCCATACATATTAAatgcccacacacacttattagCAGGAATAAAGTGCCTAATATCACAGGCATAATTGAGTGACAAGCACATATTTTGTACATGCAGGCATGCATGGACAAGTATACAAATGCATTCACATGCAGAGACTGTCTCCGCACACACTCCGACATATAGGGTTGCAAcagtatgagattttcacggtatgataaccgtctcagaaaatactgCGGTATCAcagttatcacggtatcacagttagtttgtatattattaaaagatacactgacccttaaagaaattacaacaagttttttttactatttattgtagaaacctggaactattgtatacaaaatgcctcctttaaaaaataagctgtaaacatgtttatataaatactgcaaaattagagaaacctaaatcatggatttcagtacaattatttaagtttaa
Coding sequences within:
- the mapk8b gene encoding mitogen-activated protein kinase 8 isoform X2, which encodes MNRNKREKEYYSIDVGDSTFTVLKRYQNLRPIGSGAQGIVCSAYDHISERNVAIKKLSRPFQNQTHAKRAYRELVLMKCVNHKNIIGLLNVFTPQKTLEEFQDVYLVMELMDANLCQVIQMELDHERLSYLLYQMLCGIKHLHAAGIIHRDLKPSNIVVKSDCTLKILDFGLARTAATGLLMTPYVVTRYYRAPEVILGMGYQANVDIWAVGCIMAEMVRHKILFPGRDYIDQWNKVIEQLGTPSQEFMMKLNQSVRTYVENRPRYAGYSFEKLFPDVLFPADSDHNKLKASQARDLLSKMLVIDASKRISVDEALQHPYINVWYDPSEVEAPPPLITDKQLDEREHTVEEWKELIYKEVLDWEERSKNGVIRGQPASLGAAVMGSSRHPSASRTSSNDVSSMSTDPALASETDSSLETPAVPLGCCR
- the mapk8b gene encoding mitogen-activated protein kinase 8 isoform X4, producing MNRNKREKEYYSIDVGDSTFTVLKRYQNLRPIGSGAQGIVCSAYDHISERNVAIKKLSRPFQNQTHAKRAYRELVLMKCVNHKNIIGLLNVFTPQKTLEEFQDVYLVMELMDANLCQVIQMELDHERLSYLLYQMLCGIKHLHAAGIIHRDLKPSNIVVKSDCTLKILDFGLARTAATGLLMTPYVVTRYYRAPEVILGMGYQANVDVWSIGCIMAEMVRGSVLFPGTDHIDQWNKVIEQLGTPSQEFMMKLNQSVRTYVENRPRYAGYSFEKLFPDVLFPADSDHNKLKAFLQ
- the mapk8b gene encoding mitogen-activated protein kinase 8 isoform X3 codes for the protein MNRNKREKEYYSIDVGDSTFTVLKRYQNLRPIGSGAQGIVCSAYDHISERNVAIKKLSRPFQNQTHAKRAYRELVLMKCVNHKNIIGLLNVFTPQKTLEEFQDVYLVMELMDANLCQVIQMELDHERLSYLLYQMLCGIKHLHAAGIIHRDLKPSNIVVKSDCTLKILDFGLARTAATGLLMTPYVVTRYYRAPEVILGMGYQANVDVWSIGCIMAEMVRGSVLFPGTDHIDQWNKVIEQLGTPSQEFMMKLNQSVRTYVENRPRYAGYSFEKLFPDVLFPADSDHNKLKASQARDLLSKMLVIDASKRISVDEALQHPYINVWYDPSEVEAPPPLITDKQLDEREHTVEEWKELIYKEVLDWEERSKNGVIRGQPASLAQVQQ
- the mapk8b gene encoding mitogen-activated protein kinase 8 isoform X1 is translated as MNRNKREKEYYSIDVGDSTFTVLKRYQNLRPIGSGAQGIVCSAYDHISERNVAIKKLSRPFQNQTHAKRAYRELVLMKCVNHKNIIGLLNVFTPQKTLEEFQDVYLVMELMDANLCQVIQMELDHERLSYLLYQMLCGIKHLHAAGIIHRDLKPSNIVVKSDCTLKILDFGLARTAATGLLMTPYVVTRYYRAPEVILGMGYQANVDVWSIGCIMAEMVRGSVLFPGTDHIDQWNKVIEQLGTPSQEFMMKLNQSVRTYVENRPRYAGYSFEKLFPDVLFPADSDHNKLKASQARDLLSKMLVIDASKRISVDEALQHPYINVWYDPSEVEAPPPLITDKQLDEREHTVEEWKELIYKEVLDWEERSKNGVIRGQPASLGAAVMGSSRHPSASRTSSNDVSSMSTDPALASETDSSLETPAVPLGCCR